One genomic segment of Terrihabitans soli includes these proteins:
- a CDS encoding MmgE/PrpD family protein, with the protein MGHASIGNEYTRAVADYVSKLQYEDVPADVLHRLKLLVLDSLGCALYSANLQWSRILQDTLRAVDTSEVATIIGTSRRSSAPHAALINGTHIQGFELDDVHRQGVLHVGAVTLPALLAATDIHRGGLSGRDFLAAALAGYEVGPRVGICMGQEHVGQGWHSGATVGVFAGAAAASRAMDLTPEQTVHALGIAGTQSAGLMAAQFGAMVKRMHAGRSSQSGLYGALLAANGFTGIIDVFEAPYGGFCTTFSRSTDRFDLEELRKGFGSVYQTKRIALKFYSCVGSNHTTLDAVRAIRERRPFEIAELDKIVVHGSQVTVDHVGWEYRPEGLTSAQLNLPYCVATLLLDGDVFVDQFKDELVADPERMQLLKKVTVLHDPAITAQGSNFRHKVRVEVHLKDGSVHHEEREAPRGSEKSFASDEDIFDKFRKLSAKVLPAGHQQQLIDAVMNLERLPDARQLTALLSVH; encoded by the coding sequence ATGGGGCACGCCTCCATTGGTAACGAGTACACGCGTGCCGTCGCCGATTATGTATCGAAACTGCAATACGAGGATGTGCCGGCGGATGTCCTGCACCGGCTCAAACTGCTCGTTCTGGATTCTCTCGGCTGTGCGCTCTACAGCGCCAACCTGCAATGGTCGCGCATATTGCAGGATACGCTGCGCGCCGTCGACACGAGCGAAGTTGCGACCATTATCGGCACCTCGCGCCGCAGCTCGGCGCCGCATGCCGCCCTCATCAACGGGACGCATATTCAGGGTTTTGAGCTCGACGATGTCCACCGGCAGGGCGTGCTGCATGTCGGCGCGGTGACGCTTCCGGCGCTTCTTGCGGCAACCGATATCCATCGCGGCGGTCTGTCCGGACGCGATTTCCTGGCGGCGGCGCTCGCCGGTTATGAAGTCGGCCCGCGCGTCGGCATCTGCATGGGCCAGGAACATGTCGGGCAGGGATGGCATTCGGGCGCAACGGTCGGCGTGTTCGCGGGAGCGGCGGCGGCATCGCGTGCGATGGACCTCACTCCCGAGCAGACCGTGCACGCGCTCGGCATCGCCGGCACGCAATCGGCCGGTCTGATGGCAGCGCAGTTCGGCGCCATGGTGAAGCGCATGCATGCCGGCCGTTCGTCGCAGAGCGGGCTCTACGGCGCTCTGCTCGCAGCAAACGGTTTTACCGGCATCATCGATGTGTTCGAAGCGCCTTATGGCGGCTTCTGCACGACCTTCTCGCGCTCCACCGATCGCTTCGATCTCGAAGAACTGCGCAAGGGCTTCGGTTCCGTTTACCAGACGAAACGGATCGCCCTGAAATTCTATTCCTGTGTCGGCTCAAATCACACGACGCTGGATGCGGTGCGCGCCATCCGTGAACGCCGGCCGTTCGAGATCGCCGAGCTCGACAAGATCGTCGTGCACGGGTCGCAGGTCACGGTCGATCATGTCGGTTGGGAATACCGGCCCGAGGGCCTGACATCGGCGCAGCTGAACCTGCCTTACTGCGTCGCGACCTTGCTGCTCGATGGCGATGTGTTCGTCGATCAGTTCAAGGATGAGCTGGTGGCGGATCCGGAGCGCATGCAGCTTCTGAAGAAAGTCACCGTTCTCCACGATCCGGCGATCACCGCTCAAGGGTCCAATTTCAGGCACAAGGTCCGGGTCGAGGTCCATCTGAAGGATGGCAGCGTCCACCATGAGGAACGCGAAGCGCCGCGCGGCAGCGAAAAATCCTTCGCAAGTGACGAGGACATCTTCGACAAATTCCGCAAGCTGTCGGCAAAAGTGTTGCCGGCGGGGCACCAGCAGCAGCTGATCGACGCCGTCATGAATCTCGAACGGCTGCCGGACGCGCGGCAGCTGACCGCGCTGCTGTCAGTCCACTGA
- the prpB gene encoding methylisocitrate lyase — translation MSIDWLDGQTQGRANRAAALRDLLARKQSVAVPGAPDGITAVMAKKAGFEALYLSGAAVSASMALPDLGMLTLEDVVRRAREVVRASGLPLIVDCDTGFGEALSVMRTVRELEEIGAACIQIEDQQLPKKCGHLNDKAIVPIEDMCAKISAAKQASSEILICARTDAVSQSFDEGIERANRYAAAGADIIFVEALTSHEQMRTARARIKAPLLANMTEFGRTPQTSLSDFNALGFELVIYPVSAFRIAAASIRAFLSELKTQGEVGKSVERMMTRSDLYKTIGYYDYEALDAKIVTTSLESGA, via the coding sequence ATGTCGATTGACTGGCTGGACGGCCAAACACAGGGGCGCGCCAATCGCGCCGCCGCATTGCGCGATCTTCTGGCCCGCAAGCAAAGCGTCGCGGTGCCAGGTGCCCCCGACGGCATTACCGCGGTCATGGCGAAGAAAGCGGGTTTTGAGGCGCTGTACCTTTCGGGAGCCGCCGTCTCCGCGTCCATGGCGCTGCCCGATCTTGGAATGCTGACGCTCGAGGATGTTGTGCGCCGCGCCCGCGAAGTCGTGCGGGCCTCGGGACTTCCTCTGATCGTCGATTGCGATACGGGTTTCGGCGAAGCCTTGAGCGTGATGCGCACCGTCCGCGAGCTGGAAGAGATCGGCGCTGCCTGCATCCAGATCGAGGATCAGCAGCTTCCGAAGAAATGCGGCCATCTCAACGACAAGGCCATCGTTCCCATCGAGGATATGTGCGCCAAGATCTCGGCGGCAAAGCAGGCCTCATCGGAAATCCTGATCTGCGCGCGCACCGACGCGGTCTCGCAATCCTTCGATGAAGGGATCGAGCGCGCCAACCGTTATGCTGCCGCGGGCGCCGATATTATATTCGTCGAAGCGTTGACCTCGCACGAACAGATGCGCACCGCCCGCGCACGCATCAAGGCGCCGCTCCTCGCCAATATGACCGAGTTCGGCCGGACGCCCCAGACCTCGCTTTCGGATTTCAATGCGCTTGGCTTTGAGCTGGTGATCTATCCGGTCTCTGCGTTCCGTATCGCGGCGGCGTCCATCCGGGCGTTTTTATCCGAGCTGAAGACGCAAGGGGAAGTCGGAAAAAGCGTCGAGCGCATGATGACGCGATCCGATCTCTACAAGACCATCGGCTATTACGATTATGAGGCGCTCGACGCGAAGATCGTAACAACATCTCTTGAATCGGGAGCATAG
- a CDS encoding MmgE/PrpD family protein, translated as MGSVTAQRATSVETGRGDRIASFVAEAGTRDYPSEIIHAAKLALVDYFACAIGGSGDPAARSTKAVAEQWKAPGAAQVIRGGKTNPAMAALVNGTMAHCQDYDDTHIGGAGHISAPVWSAALAVGGHRGSSESAVLSAFITGYEVMAHLGTGGIRGIGRNMQQCGFHPTGVNGVVGAAAASATLLGFDEERSANALSAAATSAAGFVASFGSDSKPYHAGRSAMNGILAADLAAEGFVAAKGLFEVENGMLDALIQDRRAIIPEIDFSDGWELLNNGYKPFACCRATHASITAAHKLTEKVRGRKIARVESKVHYNAPFTAGKTNPQSPLECKFSVPFCIAAALCGYKMVAADFDEPMVWDPAVRAILPKVELKPQREQPQFEAYMDVWLEDGEHLQSETKLFLGHPQNPMSTEQFQAKFMSLVEPSLGGKKAERLFATLMKFDERGALAETMNLVSA; from the coding sequence ATGGGCAGTGTGACGGCGCAGCGCGCGACCAGTGTTGAGACGGGACGGGGCGACCGGATCGCAAGCTTTGTCGCGGAGGCGGGGACTCGAGACTACCCGTCCGAAATCATCCACGCCGCCAAGCTCGCTCTGGTCGACTATTTTGCCTGCGCCATCGGCGGCAGCGGCGATCCTGCGGCACGCTCCACCAAAGCGGTGGCCGAGCAATGGAAGGCGCCCGGCGCCGCCCAGGTCATCCGCGGCGGAAAAACAAATCCGGCCATGGCCGCTCTCGTCAACGGGACGATGGCGCATTGCCAGGACTATGACGATACGCATATCGGCGGCGCCGGGCACATCAGCGCTCCTGTATGGTCAGCGGCGCTCGCCGTTGGCGGTCATCGCGGCAGCAGTGAATCGGCCGTTCTTTCGGCTTTCATCACCGGCTATGAGGTCATGGCGCATCTCGGCACGGGTGGCATTCGCGGCATCGGCCGCAACATGCAGCAGTGCGGGTTTCATCCGACGGGCGTGAACGGTGTCGTCGGCGCGGCGGCCGCGAGCGCGACGCTCTTGGGTTTTGACGAAGAGCGTTCGGCCAACGCGCTGAGCGCGGCGGCAACATCTGCGGCCGGATTTGTCGCGTCCTTCGGCAGCGACTCAAAGCCTTATCATGCGGGCCGGTCGGCCATGAACGGGATCCTCGCCGCCGATCTCGCCGCGGAGGGATTTGTTGCGGCCAAAGGCCTGTTTGAAGTCGAGAACGGCATGCTCGACGCCCTTATTCAGGATCGTCGCGCGATCATTCCCGAAATCGATTTCAGCGACGGGTGGGAGCTTCTCAACAACGGCTACAAGCCGTTCGCCTGCTGCCGCGCGACCCATGCATCGATCACCGCCGCCCACAAACTGACCGAGAAGGTCCGGGGCCGCAAGATCGCCCGCGTCGAAAGCAAGGTCCACTACAACGCACCGTTCACGGCCGGCAAGACCAATCCCCAATCGCCTCTGGAGTGCAAGTTCAGCGTGCCTTTCTGCATCGCCGCGGCTCTCTGCGGCTACAAGATGGTGGCCGCCGATTTCGATGAGCCGATGGTGTGGGATCCGGCGGTCCGCGCCATTCTCCCGAAAGTCGAGTTGAAGCCGCAGCGCGAACAGCCGCAATTCGAAGCCTATATGGATGTCTGGCTCGAAGACGGCGAGCACCTGCAGTCGGAGACGAAGCTGTTTCTCGGCCATCCGCAGAATCCCATGTCGACGGAGCAGTTCCAGGCGAAGTTCATGTCGCTTGTCGAACCCTCGCTCGGCGGGAAAAAGGCGGAGCGCCTGTTTGCAACGCTCATGAAGTTCGATGAGCGCGGCGCACTCGCGGAAACCATGAATCTGGTTTCGGCCTGA
- a CDS encoding GntR family transcriptional regulator, whose amino-acid sequence MARERIKKTAADNVPLAQRAYDAVRDAIENGGFAPGDRVSEYRIADLLKISRTPAREGLQRLQAEGLLSYHPRRGLVVATLDDDALKELFASREVLEGALAAQAAINGSGPELAALIRHSEQEPALIGDRAAMYEHNKVFHELIRRAAHNRYLHRFSTSLDDVVAADRRGSSLVLPERQIAVVAEHRKLAEAIAARNGPAAAKASSDHIKAAFAARLQVALMDGNS is encoded by the coding sequence ATGGCACGAGAGCGGATTAAGAAGACGGCCGCAGATAACGTCCCGCTGGCGCAGCGGGCCTATGACGCGGTGCGCGACGCAATTGAGAACGGCGGCTTTGCCCCCGGCGACCGCGTTTCGGAATATCGCATCGCGGATCTGCTCAAGATAAGCCGCACACCTGCCCGGGAAGGGCTGCAGCGGCTGCAGGCGGAAGGCCTGTTATCCTACCATCCTCGCCGCGGGCTCGTCGTGGCGACGCTCGACGACGACGCGCTGAAGGAGCTGTTCGCCTCCCGGGAAGTGCTGGAAGGCGCGCTTGCGGCACAGGCCGCCATCAATGGCTCGGGCCCTGAGCTTGCAGCCTTGATTCGCCATTCCGAGCAGGAGCCCGCTCTCATCGGCGACCGTGCGGCGATGTATGAGCACAACAAGGTCTTTCACGAACTGATCCGGCGCGCCGCTCATAACCGCTATCTTCACCGCTTCAGCACGAGCCTTGATGACGTCGTTGCCGCAGACCGGCGCGGGTCTTCTCTCGTGCTTCCCGAACGGCAAATCGCGGTCGTCGCGGAGCACCGCAAATTGGCCGAAGCCATTGCGGCGCGTAACGGTCCGGCCGCCGCGAAGGCGTCCTCCGATCATATCAAGGCGGCCTTCGCCGCACGCCTTCAGGTCGCACTGATGGACGGAAACTCCTAA